One part of the Aspergillus luchuensis IFO 4308 DNA, chromosome 5, nearly complete sequence genome encodes these proteins:
- a CDS encoding bromodomain-containing protein (COG:B,K;~EggNog:ENOG410PMHJ;~InterPro:IPR036427,IPR001487,IPR037800,IPR016181, IPR000182,IPR018359;~PFAM:PF00439,PF13673,PF00583;~go_function: GO:0004402 - histone acetyltransferase activity [Evidence IEA];~go_function: GO:0005515 - protein binding [Evidence IEA];~go_function: GO:0008080 - N-acetyltransferase activity [Evidence IEA]) yields MGTPTSQSASPASSGIKRTAIEEPNTTTARETKKTKSVHVHIHDESTDRNEEAASTSLQIIPFPEKPSINEERNHEISYIVVNNDSHPQSTIILTGLKCLFQKQLPKMPKDYITRLVFDRTHFSLAIIKQQQQCHPHEGSETPEVLGGITFREFRTRQFAEIVFCAVTSHQQVKGYGAHLMAHLKDYVRATGPVMHFLTYADNYATGYFQKQGFTKEITLPKATWMGYIKDYEGGTLMQCSMLPKIRYLEARRMLLKQKETVLAKMRALSRNHIVHAPPKQWKLKITPITNPLSIPAILATGWSPSMDDFSREHRRHGPQFNEMRRFLNEIRNHKQAWPFLSPVSRDEVPEYYEVIEQPMDLGTMEEKLERDEYEGPEQLMRDLKLVLGNCRLFNEQGTVYVKCAGGLERFVRRVLGEMSGWEGLLD; encoded by the exons ATGGGCACCCCCACATCGCAATCGGCTTCCCCAGCCTCAAGCGGCATAAAGCGAACCGCGATCGAAGAACcaaataccaccaccgcccggGAAACCAAAAAGACCAAAAGCGTTCATGTGCATATACACGATGAGTCCACGGACagaaatgaagaagcagcatcaACATCCCTTCAGATCATCCCATTTCCAGAAAAG CCCTCCATCAACGAAGAACGCAACCACGAAATCTCCTACATCGTAGTGAACAACgactcccacccccaaagcACCATAATCCTCACGGGGCTAAAATGTCTCTTCCAAAAACAACTCCCCAAAATGCCCAAAGACTACATCACCCGACTCGTCTTCGACCGCACCcacttctccctcgccatcatcaaacaacaacagcaatgTCACCCCCATGAAGGCTCCGAAACCCCAGAAGTTCTCGGCGGCATCACCTTCCGCGAATTTCGCACACGGCAATTCGCCGAAATAGTCTTCTGCGCTGTAACCTCCCACCAACAAGTAAAAGGGTACGGCGCACACCTCATGGCGCATCTAAAGGACTATGTGCGCGCCACAGGGCCAGTCATGCATTTTCTCACGTACGCAGACAACTACGCGACAGGATATTTCCAAAAACAGGGGTTCACGAAGGAAATCACCCTGCCGAAGGCAACATGGATGGGGTATATCAAGGACTACGAAGGCGGGACACTAATGCAGTGTTCGATGCTGCCTAAGATCCGGTATCTAGAGGCGAGGAGAATGCTACTGAAGCAAAAAGAAACGGTCTTGGCGAAGATGCGCGCACTAAGCAGGAACCATATCGTGCATGCACCTCCTAAACAATGGAAACTGAAAATCACACCCATAACCAATCCCCTCTCTATCCCCGCTATTCTCGCAACAGGCTGGTCGCCAAGCATGGACGATTTCTCGCGCGAACACCGCCGCCACGGACCCCAGTTCAATGAGATGCGACGGTTCCTTAATGAGATCAGAAATCATAAGCAGGCGTGGCCGTTTCTGAGTCCGGTGAGTAGGGACGAAGTGCCGGAGTATTATGAGGTGATTGAGCAGCCGATGGATTTGGGGACcatggaggagaagttggagagggatgagTATGAGGGTCCGGAGCAGTTGATGAGGGATTTGaagttggtgttggggaatTGTAGGTTGTTTAATGAGCAGGGCACCGTGTATGTTAAGTGTGCTGgggggttggagaggtttgtgaggagggtgttgggggagatgagtgggtgggaggggttgcttgattga
- a CDS encoding amino acid permease (COG:E;~EggNog:ENOG410PHJU;~InterPro:IPR004840,IPR004841;~PFAM:PF13520,PF00324;~TransMembrane:12 (i55-76o82-100i107-123o135-154i161-182o194-214i278-295o315-342i374-397o403-424i444-466o478-498i);~go_component: GO:0016020 - membrane [Evidence IEA];~go_component: GO:0016021 - integral component of membrane [Evidence IEA];~go_process: GO:0006865 - amino acid transport [Evidence IEA];~go_process: GO:0055085 - transmembrane transport [Evidence IEA]) encodes MGVHDIEKQRPMAPGEPMAERNAKDPSTLATDYLEPEIPYINANKLARKLSPRQVQMIAIGGTIGTGLFLGTGKALATGGPASMLISYTICGVIVFITMLSLGEMAAFIPVAGSFCTFAGRFVDDALGFALTWNYWFNDAVSTASDIIALQLLLEYWTDNFPGWAISLIFLVVVIALNMLSVKVYGEVEYWLSLLKVVTIIIFIILGIVVNCGANTQHKYIGNKYFYTGEAPFVGGIGGFASVFVTASFAYGGTESIAITAGETKDPAKNLPRVVRNVFWRIILFYIVSIVLIGLDVPYNYPNLSSETTATSPFTIVFVEAGSAVAGSFINAVIMTSVISAANHALFAGSRLLYTLAVDGYAPRFFGHLNRFQVPWVAVLATSVISGLCFGASYIGAGQLWSWLQNIVGVSNQLSWTFIGLASLRFRAAIRKQNLEHLLPYKNWTYPVGPILAIVLNVVLILVQGWSCFSPHFKAVDFVSYYIELPIMLVMFLVWKLVKRTKLVKLEVMDLVTDRWNLEVVGGRAVEEDDDGVGSSNGDGDGGFRSEKGVVGKVKRVGMWLFL; translated from the exons atgggtGTTCATGACATCGAAAAGCAACGCCCTATGGCTCCTGGCGAGCCCATGGCTGAGCGTAATGCCAAGGACCCCAGCACCTTAGCTACCGATTATCTGGAGCCAGAGATTCCTTATATCAATGCGAATAAGCTGGCCCGGAAGCTCTCTCCCCGCCAGGTGCAGATGATCGCCATCGGCGGCACCATTGGTACGGGGCTGTTCCTGGGAACGGGTAAGGCGCTGGCCACCGGTGGGCCGGCGTCGATGCTGATCTCGTATACCATCTGTGGTGTCATTGTGTTTATTACCATGTTGTCGCTGGGTGAGATGGCGGCGTTTATCCCTGTTGCGGGTTCGTTTTGTACTTTCGCTGG TCgctttgttgatgatgctctGGGCTTTGCTCTGACCTGGAACTACTGGTTCAATGATGCGGTGTCGACGGCGTCGGATATTATTGCGCTTCAGTTGCTGCTGGAGTATTGGACGGATAATTTCCCGGGATGGGCAATAAGCCTGATATTTTTGGTCGTGGTTATTGCGCTGAATATGCTGTCGGTCAAGGTTTATGGCGAG GTTGAATACTGGCTTAGTCTTCTCAAGGTGGTGACTATCATC atcttcatcatcctcggcaTCGTCGTCAACTGCGGCGCAAACACCCAGCATAAATACATCGGCAACAAGTACTTCTACACCGGCGAAGCCCCCTTCGTCGGAGGCATCGGCGGCTTCGCCTCTGTCTTCGTCACAGCCTCTTTCGCCTA CGGCGGCACCGAATCCATTGCCATCACCGCCGGTGAAACCAAAGATCCGGCCAAGAACCTCCCCCGAGTCGTCCGCAACGTCTTCTGgcgcatcatcctcttctacATCGTCtccatcgtcctcatcgGTCTGGACGTCCCCTACAACTACCCGAACCTATCCTCCGAAACCACCGCGACCAGCCCCTTCaccatcgtcttcgtcgaagCCGGCAGTGCTGTGGCCGGCAGCTTCATCAACGCCGTGATCATGACCAGCgtcatctccgccgccaaCCACGCCCTCTTCGCTGGTTCCCGTCTTCTCTACACCCTCGCCGTAGACGGCTACGCGCCACGATTCTTCGGCCACCTGAACCGCTTCCAAGTCCCCTGGGTAGCAGTCCTCGCCACCTCCGTAATCAGTGGACTCTGCTTCGGAGCGAGCTATATTGGCGCAGGCCAACTATGGTCATGGCTGCAGAA TATCGTCGGCGTCTCCAATCAACTCTCCTGGACTTTCATCGGCCTCGCCTCCCTACGCTTCCGCGCCGCCATCCGCAAACAGAACCTGGAACATCTCCTCCCGTACAAGAACTGGACGTATCCCGTGGGACCGATTCTCGCTATCGTCTTGAATGTCGTTCTGATTCTGGTGCAGGGTTGGTCCTGCTTTAGTCCGCATTTCAAGGCCGTGGACTTCGTCTCGTATTATATTGAGTTGCCGATTATGTTGGTCATGTTTTTGGTGTGGAAGTTGGTTAAGAGGACCAAGTTGGTCAAGTTGGAGGTTATGGATTTGGTTACGGATCGGTGGAATTTGGAGGTTGTGGGGGGGAGAGcagttgaggaggatgatgatggggtgggtagtagtaatggggatggggatggagggttCAGGAGTGAGAAGGGGGTGGTagggaaggtgaagagggtCGGGATGTGGTTGTTTTTGTGA
- the dbp4 gene encoding RNA-dependent ATPase HCA4 (BUSCO:EOG09260YMF;~COG:A;~EggNog:ENOG410PFU2;~InterPro:IPR025313,IPR027417,IPR001650,IPR014014, IPR014001,IPR011545,IPR000629;~PFAM:PF04851,PF00270,PF00271,PF13959;~go_function: GO:0003676 - nucleic acid binding [Evidence IEA];~go_function: GO:0004386 - helicase activity [Evidence IEA];~go_function: GO:0005524 - ATP binding [Evidence IEA]): protein MAPMNGSRNGKHSKAQRGGNLKRKRVQEDLNSLIKRVEDLDVKETIGQFTDLPLSEPTASGLASSHYKTLTDIQSRAISHALKGRDILGAAKTGSGKTLAFLIPILENLYRKQWSEHDGLGALVLSPTRELAIQIFEVLRKVGRYHTFSAGLVIGGKSLREEQERLGRMNILVCTPGRMLQHLDQTSFFETHNLQMLVLDEADRILDMGFQKTVDAIIGHLPKERQTLLFSATQTKKVSDLARLSLQDPEYVAVHETASSATPSKLQQHYVVTPLPQKLDVLWSFIRSNLKSKTIVFLSSGKQVRFVYESFRHMQPGIPLMHLHGRQKQGGRLDITTKFSSAQHAVLFATDVAARGLDFPAVDWVIQLDCPEDADTYIHRVGRTARYERDGRAVLFLDPSEEKGMLKRLEQKKVQVERINIKANKQQSIKDQLQNMCFKDPELKYLGQKAFISYAKSVYVQKDKEIFNIKELKLDEFAGSMGLPGAPRIKFIKGDDTKERKNAPRATAYLSSDDESGEEGEKKKTKKDETQVRTKYDRMFERRNQDVLADHYHKLINDDGTIVETNQATADADEDDDFLSVKRRFAAGDKDLDVAGSSSEDEEDAEDGTEKKGPKVVHLDGKDALVIDSKRREKLLKSKKKLLKFKGKGTKLIYDDEGNAHEIYEMEDEEQFKAKGDAKEQQAKFLAEEAERTRQADLEDKEVAKQKKREKKEKRKARERELLAMEEEGGDLVQIPYKEGGLASDEDEEVLRPSKKARVSFADEASEEEPKPKKAKKSQPAGKAPEQIETLEDLESLAAGLLG from the coding sequence ATGGCTCCGATGAATGGTTCCCGCAATGGCAAACACTCAAAGGCTCAGCGCGGCGGTAACCTCAAGCGCAAGCGTGTCCAAGAAGATTTGAACTCTCTCATCAAAAGGGTCGAAGATTTGGATGTCAAGGAAACCATCGGACAATTCACCGATCTGCCTTTGTCTGAACCCACCGCGTCCGGACTTGCCTCGTCACACTACAAAACTTTGACCGATATTCAGTCCCGTGCGATCAGCCATGCGCTCAAGGGCCGCGATATTCTTGGTGCCGCAAAGACGGGAAGCGGCAAAACACTGGCCTTCCTGATTCCCATCCTGGAAAACCTATACCGCAAGCAGTGGTCAGAGCACGATGGATTGGGTGCTCTGGTTCTGTCTCCTACCCGCGAACTCGCGATTCAGATCTTCGAAGTCCTCCGTAAAGTCGGTCGCTATCACACGTTCTCCGCCGGTCTGGTTATTGGTGGGAAGAGTCTGCGGGAGGAGCAAGAGAGGTTGGGACGGATGAATATTCTGGTGTGTACGCCTGGTCGTATGTTGCAGCACTTGGATCAGACTTCGTTCTTTGAGACGCACAACCTGCAGATGCTCGTGTTGGATGAGGCGGATCGCATTCTGGATATGGGTTTCCAGAAGACGGTGGACGCCATTATCGGTCATCTTCCGAAGGAGCGCCAGACGTTACTTTTCAGTGCTACACAGACGAAGAAGGTGTCGGACTTGGCTCGGCTGAGCTTGCAGGACCCCGAATATGTGGCTGTTCATGAAACGGCCTCCTCCGCGACGCCGTCCAAGCTTCAGCAACACTACGTCGTTACGCCCCTTCCACAGAAACTCGATGTTCTCTGGAGTTTTATTCGCAGCAACTTGAAGTCCAAGACGATCGTGTTCCTGTCGTCAGGAAAGCAGGTGCGCTTTGTCTACGAATCCTTCCGTCACATGCAACCCGGTATCCCGTTGATGCACCTCCACGGACGGCAGAAGCAGGGTGGTCGACTCGACATTACAACCAAATTCTCATCGGCGCAACATGCGGTTCTGTTCGCCACTGATGTTGCTGCACGTGGTCTGGATTTCCCGGCCGTCGACTGGGTTATCCAGCTTGACTGTCCCGAAGACGCTGATACCTACATTCACCGTGTTGGTCGTACAGCAAGATACGAGCGCGATGGTCGTGCCGTGCTCTTCCTGGATCCTagtgaggagaagggcatgTTGAAGCGtctggagcagaagaaggttcaGGTCGAACGCATCAACATCAAGGCCAACAAGCAACAGAGCATCAAAGATCAGCTGCAGAATATGTGCTTCAAGGACCCCGAGTTGAAGTACCTGGGCCAGAAGGCCTTCATCTCCTACGCCAAGTCGGTCTACGTTCAGAAGGACAAGGAAATCTTCAACATCAAGGAGCTGAAGTTGGATGAGTTTGCGGGTAGCATGGGTCTTCCTGGTGCACCCCGCATCAAGTTCATCAAGGGTGACGATACCAAGGAGCGGAAGAACGCGCCCCGTGCTACGGCATACCTGTCCAGCGATGACGAGTCTGGCGAAGagggcgagaagaagaagaccaagaaggatGAGACGCAGGTGCGCACGAAGTATGATCGCATGTTCGAGCGTCGGAACCAGGACGTGTTGGCCGACCATTACCACAAGCTTATCAACGATGACGGCACGATTGTGGAGACGAACCAGGCTACTGCCGAtgcggatgaggatgacgactTCCTGTCCGTCAAGCGTCGCTTCGCGGCCGGAGACAAGGACCTGGATGTCGCAGGATCTAGctccgaggatgaggaggatgcagaggacggaacggagaagaagggaccCAAGGTGGTACACCTTGATGGCAAGGATGCCCTGGTCATCGACTCTAAACGTCGTGAGAAGCTGCtcaagtcgaagaagaagttgctCAagttcaagggcaagggtaCCAAGCTTATctacgatgatgaaggcaaCGCCCATGAGATCTACGaaatggaggatgaagaacaGTTCAAGGCCAAGGGCGACGccaaggagcagcaggcgaAGTTcctggcggaggaggcggagcgCACTCGGCAAGCGGATCTGGAGGACAAGGAAGTcgcgaagcagaagaagcgcgagaagaaggagaagcgcaaggcccGCGAGCGCGAGCTTCTTGCcatggaggaagaaggaggggattTGGTCCAGATTCCGTACAAGGAGGGCGGGCTCGcctccgacgaagacgaggaagtccTCCGGCCCAGCAAGAAGGCGCGGGTTTCCTTTGCAGACGAAGCgagcgaggaagagcccAAAcccaagaaggccaagaagtcTCAACCGGCTGGCAAAGCACCGGAGCAGATCGAGACACTGGAAGATCTGGAGTCGCTGGCTGCGGGCTTGCTGGGGTGA
- a CDS encoding uncharacterized protein (COG:O;~EggNog:ENOG410PJYX;~InterPro:IPR001623,IPR036869;~PFAM:PF00226) — MADDEQDALDALEREASDFVKDAEIDRIRKAFSLDAYAVLDLQPGVPESDIKVQYRKKSLLIHPDKTKNPAAPDAFDRLKKAHTALMDEKSRTYLDECIADARRLLIREHKYSLDSEELKTDEFKKEWRQKTVQVLLEEEARRRRQAKAKLQEEGRERRKEEEELEARKRKRDQDKAWEDSREERIGSWRDWQKGVKKDGDKKKKKKMKVLG; from the exons atggccgacgATGAGCAAGATGCTTTGGACGCGCTTGAGCGTGAGGCCTCTGACTTTGTTAAG GATGCAGAAATTGACCGCATTCGGAAGGCGTTCTCCTTAGACGC TTATGCGGTCCTTGATCTCCAACCAGGTGTCCCCGAATCCGACATTAAAGTCCAGTACCGCAAAAAgtcccttctcatccaccccgaTAAGACGAAGAATCCGGCCGCCCCCGATGCTTTTGATCGCCTCAAGAAAGCGCACACAGCGCTTATGGACGAAAAGTCGCGCACATACTTAGACGAATGTATCGCGGACGCGCGACGACTTTTGATCCGCGAACACAAGTACTCGCTAGACTCGGAAGAGTTAAAGACAGACGAATTTAAGAAAGAATGGCGCCAAAAGACAGTGCAGGTACTCTTAGAAGAGGAGGCACGGCGGCGAAGACAAGCCAAGGCCAAGCTTCAGGAAGAAGGTCGGGAGAGgcgcaaggaagaagaggagttggaggcgcGGAAGCGGAAACGGGACCAGGATAAAGCGTGGGAAGATAGCCGTGAGGAGCGCATAGGCAGCTGGCGAGATTGGCAGAagggggtgaagaaggatggggacaagaagaagaaaaagaagatgaaggtatTGGGGTGA
- a CDS encoding FAD synthase (COG:H;~EggNog:ENOG410PN2E;~InterPro:IPR002500,IPR014729;~PFAM:PF01507;~go_function: GO:0003824 - catalytic activity [Evidence IEA]) gives MTDSIPPTPNGLPTTTSTPTTSTTDTTTTTNTFPPSTTPSLSSIITHCHTKIHTFLSESHPADSLLAKVQLQTRTSLNVISTALHRYPLNELSLSYNGGKDCLVLLVLFLASLHPHPAPEDGGLTSIPAIYALPPDPFPDVEEFVQWSARAYHLNVLKYTTDPPRSTIKSTFEDYLFVNPGVKAIFVGTRRTDPHGAKLTHFDRTDSGWPDFVRVHPVIDWHYAEIWAFIRHLGLRYCGLYDRGYTSLGGTADTHPNPKLRVEVDGENAGEGVEEGRYKPAYELTEDLEERLGRN, from the coding sequence ATGACCGACTCAATACCACCTACCCCCAATGGcctacccaccaccacatcaacaccaacaacctcaaccacagacacaacaaccaccacaaacacattcccaccctcaacaaccccctCCCTATCCAGCATAATCACCCACTGCCACACCAAAATCCACACCTTCCTCTCCGAATCCCACCCCGCCGACTCCCTCCTGGCCAAAGTCCAACTCCAAACCCGCACCTCCCTCAACGTCATCTCCACCGCCCTCCACCGGTACCCTCTCAACGAgctctccctctcctacAACGGCGGCAAAGACTGTCTCGtgctcctcgtcctcttcctcgccagtctccacccccaccccgcCCCCGAAGACGGCGgcctcacctccatccccgcgATCTACGCCCTCCCGCCGGACCCTTTCCCAGACGTCGAGGAATTCGTCCAATGGTCCGCCCGCGCATACCATCTCAACGTACTCAAATACACGACGGACCCGCCGCGCTCAACGATCAAATCCACCTTTGAGGATTACCTGTTCGTCAACCCGGGAGTGAAAGCGATTTTCGTCGGAACGAGACGGACGGATCCTCATGGTGCCAAATTGACCCATTTCGATCGCACGGATAGTGGGTGGCCGGATTTTGTGCGCGTGCATCCTGTGATTGATTGGCATTATGCGGAGATTTGGGCCTTTATTCGCCATTTGGGGTTGAGGTATTGTGGGCTTTATGATAGAGGGTATACGAGTTTGGGGGGTACTGCGGATACGCATCCGAATCCGAAGTTGAGGGTCGAGGTGGATGGTGAGAatgctggggagggggtggaggaggggcgGTATAAGCCGGCTTATGAGTTGAcggaggatttggaggagcGCTTGGGACGCAATTGA
- a CDS encoding putative RNA binding protein MSSP-2 (COG:S;~EggNog:ENOG410PI61;~InterPro:IPR000504,IPR012677,IPR035979;~PFAM:PF00076;~go_function: GO:0003676 - nucleic acid binding [Evidence IEA]), protein MNHSVFDDQNGSGNPGYVQVPDASFHRLRRKESGAFNAPAQSGFHSTHSSRKAVATNSDLLSMSTPLHPSTSSAPTSSSPCSSHSLRTGLLPSSLATLLSYPNSPDPHGYSAGSKIDSHRHGTMHTAVSESAQAPDTRGLSTLLGGLNIQGQRPGAKYNGLKSNMPLAVPPYNPLVLLPNGAFFGGLPYDQNPYLPPTGIYPGLASPCPVVPSPAGDFYHGATPNLEGPGLPSYGYNSFPQSGPACLPFQMMKTPTGYILQDLESLTQQDPPIPRAVPAMWTNPSELTLAKCLENREGITNVYIRGFLPETTDEMLHAYASRFGKIDRCKAIVDLDTGLCKGFGFVQYYNFESCENCIRGFFYLGYQASFAQKSRNSRLKDLEDKSSTNIYCTNIPIEWTEADLRHHFEPYHVISEKISRDEKTGVSKEVGFARFESREIAEKVLSEYHNAVAKDGVKLLLRFADTKAQKLLKQQSNERRAYRAGEYNYSVEVVQGSTPSPSINRLQQTASHLSPNSQGSYVSPVGMGAAWTPATSISPSYLAKSQASNMRFNSWTPRNGPGGLENTPLYRGRRGVWNENSSGSSSKANFATPTASCVESRSERSSPRKEIKAGSLSPISSRREVIVTSPRSVV, encoded by the exons ATGAACCATTCAGTCTTTGATGACCAGAACGGCTCTGGTAACCCAGGATACGTCCAGGTTCCTGACGCGTCATTTCATCGACTCCGCCGGAAGGAAAGTGGTGCCTTCAATGCTCCTGCCCAGAGTGGCTTCCACTCAACACACTCTTCCAGAAAGGCAGTTGCTACGAACAGCGACCTTCTATCGATGTCGacccctcttcatccttcaacttcttcagctcccacatcatcttcaccgtGTTCCAGTCATTCGTTGCGTACTGGCTtacttccatcttccctagCTACTCTATTATCGT ATCCCAACTCCCCCGATCCACACGGCTATTCTGCTGGTTCAA AGATTGACTCGCATAGACACGGCACCATGCATACTGCTGTTTCTGAATCCGCTCAGGCTCCTGATACTCGTGGACTGTCCACTCTGCTTGGGGGCTTGAACATCCAGGGTCAGCGTCCCGGGGCCAAGTACAATGGTCTCAAGAGCAACATGCCGCTAGCTGTGCCTCCTTATAATccccttgttcttctccccaATGGAGCTTTCTTCGGTGGTCTTCCTTATGATCAGAACCCGTATCTACCCCCCACTGGCATCTATCCGGGCTTAGCTTCCCCATGCCCAGTGGTTCCCAGCCCTGCAGGAGACTTCTACCATGGAGCCACCCCGAACCTGGAAGGCCCTGGACTGCCTAGCTATGGTTATAACAGCTTTCCCCAGTCGGGACCTGCATGTCTACCTttccagatgatgaagactcCTACTGGATACATCCTTCAGGATCTGGAAAGCCTAACCCAGCAAGATCCGCCGATTCCACGGGCTGTGCCTGCTATGTGGACAAACCCTTCTGAACTGACCCTTGCCAAGTGCCTGGAAAACCGGGAGGGCATTACCAACGTCTACATTCGAGGCTTTCTTCCAGAGACTACGGATGAGATGCTGCATGCCTATGCCTCTCGCTTTGGAAAGATAGATCGATGCAAAGCAATTGTGGACTTGGATACAGGCCTTTGCAAAGG GTTCGGCTTTGTTCAGTACTACAACTTTGAGTCTTGTGAAAACTGTATTCGCGGTTTCTTCTATCTTGGCTACCAGGCTAGCTTTGCTCAG AAATCTCGCAACTCCCGTCTCAAGGACCTTGAAGACAAGTCATCCACTAACATCTATTGTACCAACATTCCGATTGAGTGGACAGAGGCC GATCTCCGTCATCACTTTGAGCCGTACCATGTCATCTCGGAGAAGATCAGCCGTGACGAGAAGACTGGAGTGAGCAAGGAAGTTGGATTTGCCCG GTTTGAATCCCGTGAAATCGCTGAAAAAGTCCTGTCTGAATATCATAATGCGGTTGCCAAAGACGGTGTGAAGTTGCTTCTTCGCTTCGCCGACACTAAGGCCCAGAAACTTCTCAAGCAGCAGAGTAACGAGCGCCGCGCCTATCGTGCTGGCGAATACAATTATTCGGTCGAGGTAGTTCAGGGTTCCACTCCATCGCCTTCTATTAACCGTCTTCAGCAGACTGCATCTCACCTCAGCCCCAATTCGCAGGGTAGCTATGTGTCACCTGTTGGCATGGGCGCAGCTTGGACTCCTGCTACATCCATCTCCCCATC GTATTTGGCGAAGAGTCAGGCTAGCAACATGAGGTTCAACTCGTGGACTCCCCGCAATGGACCAGGAGGTCTGGAGAATACACCTTTGTATCGTGGACGACGTGGAGTGTGGAATGAAAATTCCTcgggctcttcctccaaggcCAATTTCGCCACTCCCACCGCGTCCTGCGTTGAATCTCGTTCCGAACGATCCAGCCCTCGTAAGGAGATTAAGGCAGGATCCTTGTCTCCGATTTCCTCTCGCAGGGAGGTTATTGTGACTTCGCCTCGGTCGGTTGTCTAA